Below is a window of Musa acuminata AAA Group cultivar baxijiao chromosome BXJ3-11, Cavendish_Baxijiao_AAA, whole genome shotgun sequence DNA.
CCTCACATCAAacggagttgagagagaaagggaggagaagaaacttatatGTGTTTGTACATCACTTCTCTCCTCTCGAATCGCCACGGGACGAAACAAAACCGACGGCCAAGACCGGCGAAATTAAGTTTCTAAGCCACGACGACCGCAACCCGACAACTCCGTGACCCGATCCATATGCCCGTCCGACCTCCACGCATAGATTCCATCGACTCGCCGGCCTTTCGTCTCTTCCACCAAACCATCGTTTGCTGACTCcaccagtatatatatatatatacacacagccACCGATTCCATGCAGACCACACCAGTCCCCCATGGAGGTCTTCAAACTCTTCTCCTCCGTCTGCCttctctcccttctcctcctAACATCTGCTGAAGGCGTCCGACGGAGGACTTACATAGTCCACGTGCAACCGCCGGAGTCTGCCGCGCTCGGCGCCTCCTCCGACCGGGAGAGTTGGTACCGGTCGTTCGTCGCGACAGTCTCGTCGGAGGTGCAAATGGTCCACATGTACACTAACGTCATCAGCGGCTTCGCTGCTCGGTTGACGGAGTTGGAGCTGGAGGCCATGTCCGTGATGCCCGGCTTCGTCCGTGCCTACCCCGATCGCATGTACCGCCTCCAGACCACCCACACGCCGGCCTTCTTGGGGTTGCTCATGCATCAGGGCTTGTGGAACGCGTCGAACTACGGCAAGGGGATCATCATCGGGGTGCTCGACACCGGCGTCTTCCCTGACCACCCTTCCTTCAGTGGCTTAGGGATGCCACCGCCGCCCGCTAAGTGGAGAGGGCGGTGCGACTTCAATGCGTCCAGCTGCAACAACAAGCTCATCGGAGCAAGATCGTTCATCAGCGGCGCGATGGCCATGAAGGGCAAAGCGGTGGCCTCGGACTCTCCGATCGATGATGATGGCCACGGAACCCACACTACCAGCACCGCCGCGGGAGCGGCCGTGCCGGGGGCGGACGTGCTCGGGAACGCCAAGGGCATGGCCATCGGCATGGCGCCCCTCGCCCACGTCGCCATGTACAAGGTCTGCGGCGAAATTGACTGCGCCAGCAGCGACATATTGGCCGGGATGGACGCCGCGGTAGCCGATGGAGTCGATGTGCTCTCCCTCTCCCTCGGCGGGCCCTCGCTACCATTCGACGAGGACACGATCGCAGTGGGCGCCTTTGGGGCGATCGAGAAGGGAGTGTTCGTAAGCTGCGCGGCAGGCAACTCTGGCCCAGTATCGAGCACGCTGTCAAATGAGGCGCCATGGATCCTCACGGTCGCCGCCAGCACCATGGATAGGAACATAAGGGTGACAGTAATGCTCGGCAATGGGTTATCTTTCGACGGAGAGTCCCTTTTCCAGCCAAACTCGTTTCCCCCGGCTCTCTACCCTTTGGTGTACGCCGGAGCTAACGGCAGTCCGGCCACTGCCCTGTGCGCCAATGGTTCTTTCGACGGCTTCGACGTCAAGGGCAAGATAGTGCTGTGCGACCGTGGCGGAGGTATCGCGAGGCTCGAGAAGGGCGCCACCGTACTGAGTGCAGGCGGCATTGGCATGATCCTGGCGAACCAAGCCACCGACGGGTACAGCACTCTGGCCGACGCTCATGTCCTCCCGGCGTCGCATGTCGGTTTTGCTGCCGGAGATCAGATCAAAGCTTATATCAACTCGTCTTCCAATCCAACGGCGGCCTTCCTTTTCAAGGGCACGATACTCGGCACGTCCCCAGCTCCGGCGATCACGTCCTTCTCTTCGAGAGGCCCCAGCTTAGCTAGCCCTGGGATTCTGAAGCCGGACATCACCGGGCCCGGCGTAAGCGTCTTGGCGGCGTGGCCTTTCCGCGTCGGGCCACCCTCCAACTACACCGGTACCACCTTCAACATCATATCGGGCACCTCCATGTCCACCCCTCACCTAAGCGGGATTGCCGCTCTCATCAAGAGCGCGCGCCCGGACTGGTCGCCCGCCGCCATCAAGTCCGCGATCATGACGACCGCCAGCGTGGTAGACCACAGCGGGAAGCCGATCGTGAACGAACAACTCCTCCCGGCCAACCTCTTCGCTATCGGTGCCGGCCACGTCAACCCGGTAAAGGCCGGCAACCCCGGCCTGGTGTATGACCTCTCTGCCGACGACTACATCGCCTACCTCTGTGGCCTGGGCTACGCAAACAAGCAAGTCTCGGTGATCGCCAGGAGGACGATTGATTGCTCCGCCGTCAGCAGTATCCCAGAGAAGGACTTGAACTACCCTTCCATCTCGGTGACGCTCGGTGGCAACACGACCTACGCGGTGGTGGAGCGGAGGGTGAAGAACGTGGGCAACGCGGCGTCCACATACTGGGCGGAGGTCGGGGCGCCATATGGGACGTACGTGCGCGTCCACCCGCCCGTGCTGAGCTTCAACTACGTGAACCAAGAGAAGAGATTCTTCGTAGCGTTCAAGATggtgggcggcggcggcggcgggtcgCAGGGCTACTTGAAGTGGGTTTCGGTCAACCATGAGGTGAGGAGTCCGATCTCCATCACGTACACAAACTAAAACGAACTGCGCGATCCACAACGTGGTCATGCATCTCATTTGACTACGTTTTCGTTCGATTGCTCGGCCATAACTCCAACACAAGTTTGGCTTGACAGAATGTTCGACCATGTTGAGGAATAAAGAATTGCTTTGATGAGATATTTTGTCAACCCATCGGTTTATTCTCGGTCAACTCATGCCGAAGTCAAAATTAAAGCTTGAAGTCAACAGGAAATTGAATGTGATACACGAACAAATATACTATATCTGGTTATTGCGTCGATAGAGCCATCAACTCCGCAGGGGTTTCTCGCACTTTTgacccatgcatgcatgcattactCCAACCTGATGGAGATCG
It encodes the following:
- the LOC135652605 gene encoding subtilisin-like protease 4, whose amino-acid sequence is MVHMYTNVISGFAARLTELELEAMSVMPGFVRAYPDRMYRLQTTHTPAFLGLLMHQGLWNASNYGKGIIIGVLDTGVFPDHPSFSGLGMPPPPAKWRGRCDFNASSCNNKLIGARSFISGAMAMKGKAVASDSPIDDDGHGTHTTSTAAGAAVPGADVLGNAKGMAIGMAPLAHVAMYKVCGEIDCASSDILAGMDAAVADGVDVLSLSLGGPSLPFDEDTIAVGAFGAIEKGVFVSCAAGNSGPVSSTLSNEAPWILTVAASTMDRNIRVTVMLGNGLSFDGESLFQPNSFPPALYPLVYAGANGSPATALCANGSFDGFDVKGKIVLCDRGGGIARLEKGATVLSAGGIGMILANQATDGYSTLADAHVLPASHVGFAAGDQIKAYINSSSNPTAAFLFKGTILGTSPAPAITSFSSRGPSLASPGILKPDITGPGVSVLAAWPFRVGPPSNYTGTTFNIISGTSMSTPHLSGIAALIKSARPDWSPAAIKSAIMTTASVVDHSGKPIVNEQLLPANLFAIGAGHVNPVKAGNPGLVYDLSADDYIAYLCGLGYANKQVSVIARRTIDCSAVSSIPEKDLNYPSISVTLGGNTTYAVVERRVKNVGNAASTYWAEVGAPYGTYVRVHPPVLSFNYVNQEKRFFVAFKMVGGGGGGSQGYLKWVSVNHEVRSPISITYTN